Proteins co-encoded in one Arachis hypogaea cultivar Tifrunner chromosome 13, arahy.Tifrunner.gnm2.J5K5, whole genome shotgun sequence genomic window:
- the LOC112735951 gene encoding sucrose-binding protein-like, with amino-acid sequence MKTKLVLFIILLSLCTNLLAALSRDEEQEEEDPELTTCMHQCGQQQQYSKSDKRACVRSCERYHQMKKEREEEEGTTMENQNPYVFDNEDFRTRLETQDGRVRVLNKFSRRSKLIKSISNYILVTMEAKGHTFTSPTYFDSDAVIFVLKGRAVIGLVREDKTDRFNLEDGDMMRVAAGTVVYFVNKNEN; translated from the exons ATGAAAACAAAGCTTGTTCTCTTCATTATTCTGCTCTCTCTATGCACCAACTTATTAGCTGCTCTATCCAGAGATGAGGAGCAGGAAGAAGAGGACCCTGAGCTCACAACATGCATGCACCAGTGTGGCCAGCAGCAACAGTATTCCAAGAGTGACAAGCGAGCATGCGTTCGCAGTTGTGAGAGGTACCATCAAATGAAAAAAGAgcgagaagaagaagagggaacCACGATGGAGAATCAAAATCCTTATGTGTTTGATAATGAAGATTTTAGGACCAGGCTGGAAACACAAGACGGAAGAGTTCGGGTTCTGAACAAGTTCAGTAGAAGATCCAAGCTCATCAAAAGCATTAGCAATTATATTTTGGTCACTATGGAAGCTAAGGGACACACTTTCACCTCTCCAACTTACTTTGATTCCGATGCCGTTATCTTTGTACTCAAAG GGAGAGCGGTGATTGGGTTGGTGAGAGAAGACAAAACGGATAGGTTCAACCTCGAAGATGGAGACATGATGAGGGTAGCAGCAGGCACAGTAGTCTATTTCGTTAACAAAAATGAGAATTAG